In a single window of the Bactrocera dorsalis isolate Fly_Bdor chromosome 2, ASM2337382v1, whole genome shotgun sequence genome:
- the LOC125776736 gene encoding uncharacterized protein LOC125776736, protein MDVEEIQTASNTVRSEIAIPKASAAPVAAPRTRVMRPPPSAEAVREMREEQLLEPQGPPGCSLCHRPHALKRCSIFKSMKPAQRQQVARAHGHCMTCLADDHATIECWADGACQYCQRPHHTLFHRFPRRANPSESSTNARIRPRSDATRRRRSSQTTATRRRPSPPRHAHRQQQRRTGLSAVLNTLQQLQRLLAD, encoded by the coding sequence ATGGACGTAGAGGAGATCCAAACCGCCTCCAACACCGTCAGGTCCGAAATCGCTATACCCAAAGCGTCGGCTGCACCAGTTGCCGCTCCAAGGACCAGGGTTATGCGACCACCGCCATCCGCCGAAGCAGTCCGGGAGATGAGAGAGGAGCAGCTATTGGAGCCTCAGGGGCCTCCAGGTTGCAGCTTGTGCCATCGCCCACACGCCCTGAAACGATGCTCCATTTTCAAGAGCATGAAGCCTGCTCAGcggcaacaggttgcaagagcccATGGGCATTGCATGACCTGCCTGGCAGATGACCACGCCACCATAGAGTGCTGGGCCGACGGCGCCTGTCAATATTGCCAGAGGCCCCATCACACTCTATTTCATCGTTTTCCCCGCCGAGCCAATCCGTCGGAAAGTAGCACCAACGCCCGTATCAGACCACGCAGCGATGCTACCCGGCGACGACGAAGCAGCCAAACAACCGCAACACGTAGACGGCCATCTCCGCCACGCCACGCTCATCGTCAGCAACAACGACGAACAGGGTTGAGCGCTGTACTAAACACATTGCAACAGCTGCAACGGCTCCTAGCCGattaa